The genomic interval CCGCGTCCCGGCAGAGCCGCGCCGCGCGGCGCGCGCTCCTTGCCGAGGAATTCGTCGACCTTGGCGCCGGGATTTAAGTTGGGTTCGCATGTCCGTCAGTCTATTGCAGACGGCGCAACGAGCGCCGAAGCTTGGCAGGGCGCGGAACACATCTCATACCGGTGGATTTCCGTAGCGACGGGAATTTCACCTCTGCGCGGCGCACGCGAATGCCATCGTCGGTTATCCGGACTTTCTCTTACGACGCCGCGAAGCGACGCTTGAGGGTCGTGTTCACGACCGGGCGGCGATACGAATACCATAATGTCCCGGCGGAGGTTTTCGAGGCTATGAAGGCGGCCTCCTCCAAGGGGGAATATTTCAACGCCTATATCCGCGATCGCTTCGCCTTCACGCGCGACGCGTGAGGGTCATCAAAACAGCATCCGTTCCGTTTATGCCGACGTCGTGAATATCGGCCGGGAGCGCTCGAAGGCTCGCAAATCGCGATTCCGTGGCCGGCTTTCAAAAAATCGGGAACCAAGGGTTCCGCATCGCGTTGGTTCTGCTGGCGTCGGCAGATTTCGCCAGGGGGCGGCCATGGATACGGACGATGTGAAGGGCGTTGAGGCTTATGCCGACGCCGCGAATTTCTGCTCGCCTGCGGCTCTTCTCTCAGGAGCACCACGATAATGTCTCAAGGTCTGGAGACGGCGCGCCGCTCGAAAAAAGCCAAGGTTTCTCTGACACATAACGGCGCCAACGGCGTGCATGAAGCGGGGCTGCGCGACGTCTCGGCTACGGAGCTGGAGGCTCTCTTGGCTGCGCTTCAGGCCATGCGCCAGGGCGATTTCTCGGTTCGCCTGGACGGGGATCGGGTCGGCCTGGCGGGTAAGATAGCGGACACGTTCAACGACATCGTCGCGGCCAACCAGCGTATGGCCGAACAGCTCGACAAGGTCGGTGGCCTGGTCGGCCGCGACGGCAAGACCCGCCATCGCGTCAAATTCGCGGTCTCCACCGGCGCATGGGGGGAGATGGAAAGCTCGGTCAACTCCCTGATCGACGATCTTCTCTGGCCGACCGCCGAGATGACCCGCGCCATCACCGCGGTGGCGCGCGGCGACCTCCTGCAGACCGTGCATCTCGACGTCGAAGGCCGCCCGCTGAAGGGCGAGTTCCTGCGCTCCGCGACCATCGTGAACGCGATGATCCGCCAGCTCAGCGTCTTCACGTCGGAAGTGACGCGCGTGGCGCGTGAGGTCGGCACCGAAGGCAAGCTCGGCGGCCAGGCGCAGGTCCGCGAGGTGACGGGCGTGTGGAAGGACCTCACCGAGTCCGTGAACTCGATGGCCAACAACCTCACCGCCCAGGTCCGCAACATCGCCGAAGTGACGATTGCCGTGGCCAACGGCGATCTTTCCAAGAAGATTACCGTCGATGTGCGCGGCGAGATTCTCCAGCTCAAGGAAGCCATCAATACGATGGTCGACCAGTTGCGCTCCTTCGCCTCGGAAGTGACGCGCGTGGCGCGCGAGGTCGGCACCGAGGGCAAGCTCGGCGGCCAGGCCCTGGTGCCAGGCGTCGCCGGTACTTGGAAGGACCTCACCGACTCGGTGAATGCCATGTGCGGCAACCTCACCGACCAGGTGCGCAACATCGCCCAGGTGACGACGGCGGTGGCGCGCGGCGATCTCTCCCGCAAGATCACGGTGGAGGTGCGCGGCGAGATTCTCGAGCTCAAGGACACCATCAACACGATGGTGGACCAGCTCAACGGCTTCGCCTCCGAGGTGACGCGCGTGGCGCGCGAGGTCGGCACCGAAGGCAAGCTCGGCGGCCAGGCCGCGGTGCCGGGCGTCGCCGGCACCTGGAAGGACCTCACCGACAACGTGAACTTCATGGCCAACAACCTGACCACCCAGGTGCGCAACATCGCCGAAGTGGCGACCGCCATCGCCGGCGGCGATCTCTCCAAGAAGATCACCGTGAACGTGTCGGGCGAGGTGCTCCAGCTCAAGGAAACCATCAACACGATGGTGGACCAGCTCAATGCCTTCGGCTCGGAGGTGACGCGCGTGGCGCGCGAAGTCGGCACCGAGGGGCGCCTGGGCGGCCAGGCCAATGTGCTCGGCGTTGCGGGCACCTGGAAGGACCTGACCGATTCGGTGAACTCTATGGCCTCGAACCTCACGGCCCAGGTCCGCAACATCGCCGAGGTGTCCACCGCCATCGCCAATGGCGATCTGTCGAAGAAGATCACCGTCGACGTGAAGGGCGAAATCCTCCAGCTCAAGGAGACCATCAACACCACCGTCGATCAGCTCAACGCCTTCGCCTCGGAGGTGACGCGCGTGGCACGCGAAGTCGGCACCGAGGGCAAGCTCGGCGGCCAGGCCGTGGTGCGCGGCGTGGCCGGCACCTGGAACGACCTGACCGACTCCGTGAACTCCATGGCGCGCAACCTAACGGCCCAGGTTCGCAACATCGCGGAAGTCGCGACCGCCGTCGCGCGCGGCGACCTGTCGAAGAAGATCACCGTGAACGTGTCGGGCGAAATCCTTCAGCTCAAGGACACGCTGAACACGATGGTGGATCAGCTCAACGCCTTCGCGTCGGAGGTGACGCGTGTGGCCCGCGAAGTGGGCACCGAAGGCAAGCTCGGCGGCCAGGCGCAGGTGCCCGGCGTCGCCGGCACCTGGAAGGATTTGACCGACAATGTGAACTCGATGGCCGGCAATCTGACGGCCCAGGTCCGCAACATCGCCGAAGTGGCGACCGCCATCGCCAGCGGCGACCTTTCGCGCAAGATCACCGTCGATGTGCGCGGCGAGATCCTTCAACTGAAGGAAACGCTCAATACCATGGTCGACCAGCTCAACCGCTTCGCGGGCGAGGTGACCCGCGTGGCCCGAGAGGTCGGCACCGAGGGCCGTCTCGGCGGCCAGGCCAATGTGCCCGGCGTCGCCGGCACCTGGAAGGACCTGACCGACAATGTGAACCTGCTGGCTGCGAATTTGACGACCCAGGTGCGCAATATCGCCGAGGTGACCACGGCGGTGGCGCGGGGCGATCTCAGCCGCAAGATCACCGTCGACGTGAAGGGCGAAATCCTCGAGCTGAAGAACACGCTCAACACCATGGTGGACCAGCTCAACTCCTTTGCCTCCGAAGTGACGCGTGTGGCGCGCGAGGTCGGCACCGAGGGCAAGCTCGGCGGCCAGGCCCAGGTGCCGGGCGTCGCCGGCACCTGGAAGGACCTGACCGACAACGTGAATTTCATGGCGTCGAACCTGACGGCCCAGGTCCGCAATATCGCCGAGGTCGCGACCGCCATCGCCGGCGGCGATCTCTCCAAGAAGATCACGGTGGATGTGCGCGGCGAGATTCTTCTGCTCAAGGACACGCTGAACACGATGGTGGAGCAGCTCCGCTCCTTCGCCGCCGAAGTGACGCGCGTGGCGCGCGAGGTGGGCACCGAAGGCCGTCTTGGCGGCCAGGCCAATGTGCCGGGCGTCGCCGGCACCTGGAAGGACCTGACCGACAATGTGAACCTCTTGGCCGCAAACCTGACGACCCAGGTGCGGAATATCGCCGAGGTGACCACGGCCGTGGCGCGCGGCGACCTCAGCCGCAAGATCACCGTCGACGTGAAGGGCGAGATTCTCGAGTTGAAGAACACGCTCAACACGATGGTGGACCAGCTCAACTCCTTCGCTTCGGAAGTCACGCGCGTGGCGCGCGAGGTCGGCACCGAAGGTCGGCTTGGCGGCCAGGCGCAGGTGCCCGGCGTCGCCGGCACCTGGAAGGATCTGACCGACACGGTGAACGTCATGGCCGCCAACCTCACCGAACAGGTGCGCGGCATCGTGAAGGTCGTGACCGCGGTGGCGAACGGCGACCTCAAGCAGAACCTCACCGTGCAGTCGAAGGGTGAGGTCGCGGCGCTCGCCGAAACCATCAACAACATGACAGAGACGCTCGCGACCTTCGCCGACCAGGTGACGACGGTGGCGCGCGAGGTCGGCGCCGAAGGCCGCCTCGGCGGCCAGGCCAACGTGCCCGGCGCGGCCGGCACCTGGAAGGACCTCACCGGCAATGTGAACCTCTTGGCGGCCAACCTTACGACCCAGGTGCGCGCCATCGCCGAAGTGGCGACAGCGGTGACGAAGGGCGACCTGACCCGTTCGATCCAGGTGGACGCGCGTGGCGAGCTGTCCGAGCTCAAGGACAACATCAACACGATGATCGGCAATCTGCGCCTGACGACCGAACAGAACACCGAACAGGACTGGCTGAAGACCAATCTCGCCCGCTTCACCAACATGCTCCAGGGCCAGCGCGACTTGGCGACGGTGGGCCGCACGCTGCTCAGCGAACTGGCGCCGCTGGTCGAGGCGCAGCTCGGCGTGATCTATCAAATGGAAGGCGAGGGGGAGACGCTTAGGCTTCTCGCCTCCTATGCCGATGCAGACATCGACGGCCATCCGCGCAGCATCAAGCTCGGCGAGGGACTCGTCGGCCAATGCGCGCGCGACAAGCGCCGGCTCCTCATCACCGGCCTTCACGACATGCCCGCGATCAATTCGGCGCTTCTGAGGGTTATCCCTAAGAACATCCTGGTCCTGCCCGTGGTGTTCGAAAGCCAGATCAAGGCCGTGATCGAGCTTTCGTCGCTCGAGAGCTTCACCGACCTGCAGATCGCGTTTCTCGATCAGCTCACCGGCTCGATCGGCATCGTGCTGAACTCGATCGAGGCTACGATGCAGACCGAAGGCCTGCTCAAGCAGTCGCAGCAATTGGCCGCAGAGCTGCAGACGCAGCAGCGGGAGCTGCAGCAGACCAACGAAAAGCTGGAGCAGAAGGCGCAGCAGCTTGCGGAGCAGAACGTCGAGGTGGAACGCAAGAACCAGGAAATCGAGCAGGCGCGTCTGGCGCTGGAGGAAAAGGCGTCCGAGCTGGCGCTGACCTCGAAATACAAATCCGAATTCCTCGCCAACATGTCGCACGAATTGCGCACACCGCTGAATTCGATCCTGATCCTGGGACAGCAGTTGTCCGACAATCCTGAGCAGAACCTCACCGGCAAGCAGGTGGAGTTCGCCCGCACCATCCATGGCGCCGGCACAGATCTCCTCAACCTGATCTCCGACATCCTGGACCTGTCGAAGATCGAGTCCGGAACGGTGACGGTCGACGCCGAAGAGATCGCGTTCAACAATGTGGTGGAGGCCGTCGCCCGGCCCTTCCGCCACGAAGCCGACACGCGCCACCTGTCGTTCGACGTCGAGATCGATGCGAAGCTCGACCGCTCGCTGTCCACCGACTCCAAACGCTTGCAGCAGGTGTTGAAGAATCTGCTGTCCAACGCGTTCAAGTTCACCGAGCGCGGTGGCGTTCGCCTGTCGGTCATGTCGGTGGGGGCGGGCTGGACTGCGAGCCACCCCGTGCTTAGCCAGGCGGCCGGCGTGGTCGCCTTCGAAGTGTCCGATACCGGCATCGGCATTCCGGCCGAAAAGCAGCGCATCATCTTCGAGGCATTCCAGCAGGCCGATGCATCCACCAGCCGCAAATACGGCGGAACGGGCCTCGGGCTGGCGATCTCGCGCGAGCTTGCCAGCCTGCTCGGCGGAGAAATCCAGCTCCGCTCCATCCCGGGAGTCGGCAGCACCTTCGTTCTGTATCTTCCGGTGCGCTATGCCGGCCCCTCGACGGGCGCACGGCCGCAAGCCCATGCCGCGGCGCCGCCACTGGCGGCGAAGGCTTTGTCCAATGCGCAGACGCCGGCGATCGAACAGAT from Rhizomicrobium sp. carries:
- a CDS encoding KTSC domain-containing protein, which translates into the protein MPSSVIRTFSYDAAKRRLRVVFTTGRRYEYHNVPAEVFEAMKAASSKGEYFNAYIRDRFAFTRDA
- a CDS encoding HAMP domain-containing protein; protein product: MSQGLETARRSKKAKVSLTHNGANGVHEAGLRDVSATELEALLAALQAMRQGDFSVRLDGDRVGLAGKIADTFNDIVAANQRMAEQLDKVGGLVGRDGKTRHRVKFAVSTGAWGEMESSVNSLIDDLLWPTAEMTRAITAVARGDLLQTVHLDVEGRPLKGEFLRSATIVNAMIRQLSVFTSEVTRVAREVGTEGKLGGQAQVREVTGVWKDLTESVNSMANNLTAQVRNIAEVTIAVANGDLSKKITVDVRGEILQLKEAINTMVDQLRSFASEVTRVAREVGTEGKLGGQALVPGVAGTWKDLTDSVNAMCGNLTDQVRNIAQVTTAVARGDLSRKITVEVRGEILELKDTINTMVDQLNGFASEVTRVAREVGTEGKLGGQAAVPGVAGTWKDLTDNVNFMANNLTTQVRNIAEVATAIAGGDLSKKITVNVSGEVLQLKETINTMVDQLNAFGSEVTRVAREVGTEGRLGGQANVLGVAGTWKDLTDSVNSMASNLTAQVRNIAEVSTAIANGDLSKKITVDVKGEILQLKETINTTVDQLNAFASEVTRVAREVGTEGKLGGQAVVRGVAGTWNDLTDSVNSMARNLTAQVRNIAEVATAVARGDLSKKITVNVSGEILQLKDTLNTMVDQLNAFASEVTRVAREVGTEGKLGGQAQVPGVAGTWKDLTDNVNSMAGNLTAQVRNIAEVATAIASGDLSRKITVDVRGEILQLKETLNTMVDQLNRFAGEVTRVAREVGTEGRLGGQANVPGVAGTWKDLTDNVNLLAANLTTQVRNIAEVTTAVARGDLSRKITVDVKGEILELKNTLNTMVDQLNSFASEVTRVAREVGTEGKLGGQAQVPGVAGTWKDLTDNVNFMASNLTAQVRNIAEVATAIAGGDLSKKITVDVRGEILLLKDTLNTMVEQLRSFAAEVTRVAREVGTEGRLGGQANVPGVAGTWKDLTDNVNLLAANLTTQVRNIAEVTTAVARGDLSRKITVDVKGEILELKNTLNTMVDQLNSFASEVTRVAREVGTEGRLGGQAQVPGVAGTWKDLTDTVNVMAANLTEQVRGIVKVVTAVANGDLKQNLTVQSKGEVAALAETINNMTETLATFADQVTTVAREVGAEGRLGGQANVPGAAGTWKDLTGNVNLLAANLTTQVRAIAEVATAVTKGDLTRSIQVDARGELSELKDNINTMIGNLRLTTEQNTEQDWLKTNLARFTNMLQGQRDLATVGRTLLSELAPLVEAQLGVIYQMEGEGETLRLLASYADADIDGHPRSIKLGEGLVGQCARDKRRLLITGLHDMPAINSALLRVIPKNILVLPVVFESQIKAVIELSSLESFTDLQIAFLDQLTGSIGIVLNSIEATMQTEGLLKQSQQLAAELQTQQRELQQTNEKLEQKAQQLAEQNVEVERKNQEIEQARLALEEKASELALTSKYKSEFLANMSHELRTPLNSILILGQQLSDNPEQNLTGKQVEFARTIHGAGTDLLNLISDILDLSKIESGTVTVDAEEIAFNNVVEAVARPFRHEADTRHLSFDVEIDAKLDRSLSTDSKRLQQVLKNLLSNAFKFTERGGVRLSVMSVGAGWTASHPVLSQAAGVVAFEVSDTGIGIPAEKQRIIFEAFQQADASTSRKYGGTGLGLAISRELASLLGGEIQLRSIPGVGSTFVLYLPVRYAGPSTGARPQAHAAAPPLAAKALSNAQTPAIEQIPDDRNDIDADDTVLLIVEDDPHYARILLDLAHDEGFKVLIAMRGDDALELASIYQPSAISLDVFLPDMLGWTVLSQLKQNVKTRHIPVQIVTLDEDRQHGLARGAFSFVSKPVTTAGVQEALGRIKEYAKPRRKQLLVVEDNLDEQLSIRALLEHDDIEIVAAESGGEALALLKDNPSDCVVLDLRLPDMSGFEVLEHLKADPDLQDIPVIVFTGRELTAEEDAQLHTMARSIVVKGVESPERLLDETALFLHRVITDLPAEKQRMLEQLNGSDQDLVGRTVLLVDDDARNIFALSSVLERRGMHVLTATTGKEAITLAETTPDLALVLMDIMMPEMDGYETTALIRENPLFRRLPIIALTAKAMKGDREKCLEAGASDYLAKPVNTDQLLSALRMWLHR